The stretch of DNA AGTGTATTCCGGGTACACTAAATGTGCAAAAGAAGAATGTCATAATTGATTATTACCTCCTGCAGCAGCCTGAGAAAGTGCAGAATTCCAATCATATGAGACTTGCCATGCCACATAGCCTCTCAAATGCTTCTCTTTTGCATATGCAACTTTGGTTTTCACTGCCTCAACATCATCAAAACCAACCCAACTTGTCTCAACAGAGACATAATTCATCACATAAGTTGCATTATACGATGCATTATTAGCACGATATTTTATCATACCTCTCTTAATATCATTGAATCTTAACCAACTACTTATACTCGAAAACGGCTCATTTTCAGCTTCAGCACCAAACGAATAATCTTTAGGCCCTGGTCCTGTTCCTGTCGCgccaattttattatctttaggACTAGCCAATGTCCATACATAACCATAAAAGGGAAATCCCAAAACAAGTTTTTGAGTTGGAAAACCTGATTTAATCCATGCATTTATACCATAATCAGTGTTCAAATCACTATTCGAATCGTATAATGCTGCAACTGGAGATGTATTATTTGTTGACTCTGGAttataataatcaaaggcaaaaaCATGTACCCAATCCAAATATTTCCTCATTGACTCAATTGGGAAACTCAAATCTTGAATCCAGGGTGTGTATTGAACAGCCATGGTCAATAAAAGTTGTGATTTTTTCGAGTTTTTGGACTCGAAATCAATAGCAATTCTCCAATCATCCAAAAGGGTACCCAAATTCGTCATTTCTTGTGACGAACTAGGTGAAATCCAACAAAAATCTAGTCCATCAAATCCGTAAAGACGAGCGATTTTGATGGAAGATTCAATAAAGAATTTTCTTCCAGAAAAATAGGTACTTGACATTAATAAGTAAATACCTGAGTCATAAGAAGATTGGTCTTTTCCACCAATTGATAAGAGAGTCTTAAGAGATGGATTCTTTTTCTTGACTATGTTATTGAAGTTTTTCAATTGTTCATCATCTGATATTGAGACAATCATTTGGTCTGTTGATGTATTGAAGTCAATATTAGCAAAGCCATAGATGAGGTGAGTGTAAAGAGTTGAATTGATGCTTTGGATATTTGGAGAGTAAGATATATCATTAGCTTGATAATAACCAGCTTTTATCCAAGTTTCTGCTGCTATGGAATTGTGTAGTTGAGATTGGAAAATTGTGTGGAAGAAGAAAAGAATGATAATGTTTTTGAATGCCATTGAAGAGCTAGAAGAATGAGCTACATTAACTCACTAGAAAAGCTTAACTTATATACAATTATATACATGAGTCGTTGATAATATGAGTAATTTTAtactacaacaataacaattcagtataatcccactagggGTCTGGGGatggtagtgtgtatgcagaccttacccctaccctggggtagagatgcTGTTTaattccgatagaccctcggctccctcccttcaagaactccccaccttgctcttggggtgactcgaactcacaacctcttggttggaagtggatggtgctcaccactagagcaacccactaatAGTAATTTTATATTATAAGTGTAATTTAAACTGTCATAAGAAAATGCATGTTTTATCTCTTAGGTAAATAGTATTAGTGTAATATATTTAAACCGCTGTAACAAAATACATGCTTTGTCTTTTAGGTAAATATATTCACTTGTTAtaggaaggggagccttggagcaatggTAGAGTTGTATTCGTGTGACATCTAGGTCACGAATTCGAGTTGTGGAAGCAaccactaatacttgcattaggatggactgtctacatcacaccctttgAGGTGCGCCCTTTTCCCGCATCCTATGTAAATACGGGATGCATTATGCACTTAGTTTCACTTATTATAGATTGTTGTGCAGTGAcaactcaacatacaaacttGATGGGTTCTACATTTAAGGTTCTAGCACTAAATCCTAAGTACTTTCAAAATTATGGGTTTAAATAcaattatattaaaattttagtggattttcacatatatatatacttcCTTCGTTCACTTTAATTGTCCACTATGGATTTTGCACactccttaaaaaataataaattatgtgcataatttaccatgatacacatattaattgatgcatatttttagtggatttgaaaaaataatttgaaatgagtaattaatactatgggtataacatgaaaaaaatttgtcattctcttgatatgcgaaaagtgacaagtaaaagtgaaaatctatttttagaatactAGACCAGTAAAAGTGAACGAATGGAGTATATTTTAAGGAGGTTTACCTATAAATATCATATGAGCATAGGCGGATCCACGATTTAAACTTTATGGGTTCAGATTCACAAATCTACTACATCTCATCTAATTTAATGggttcaaaatttattatttatatatatttaataattttttgggTAAAAATACAAAGTATGAGCAGAAACGATGTGTTAAGTTGAACCCGTAACTTCTATACTAGATACGCCTATGCATCTTAGTGACGTGATAATGTAAAAAATTCTCGTTAAAGCAACACTTGATATTTTATCGAAAAGATAGATAATCAAAATTTAGAAGGAATATACATCAAGGTGTAGTTGACAATATCATACTTAGCTTGGAGAATATAAAAGAGAGCAAGTTGGTAAAAGAGTACTATTTTCAGCATAATTCATTGGAGACCTATGGCTATTTGACAAAATACTTTACTTTGTATGAGAATGAAAATGTACATTTTATGCGAATATTAACCTATTGTACAAGTTAGTGATTTACTTACATAATTTTTAGGTTGCTGGTTTGATCTTCATTTATTAAAGATTGTTGACTATATTTATGCATTAAGTGATATAATAGTGTAAAATTTATTTTCAgcatataaaagttaaacttgtGTGTATACATTGTTTTTTTCCTCTTATATGTATATATTGCTTTAACATAAATAAGAGTTGTGGTGTGATGGATATGATGAGAACAAAGATCACTTTTAGCCTGCAATCAAAATTATTTATATCCGATAGCCGTAAAAGTAtgcaaaatttgtatattttatatatatatatatatatatatatatatatatatatatatatatatatatatatatatatataataggagtatattatttccgttattattttgagagtgacTATATAGTGTTATTTTCCGGATATGATACCTCTATCCTTAACTAGAAGTATGAAGTTTGAGTGCTAGTTGTGAAAAAATTCTAGTATGAAACGCTTCCCCTTTAATGAGCTTAAGCGATGTAAATTCTAATTAATCGGGacattaataaaataaaataaaaaatcagacTTTCACGTCCGAAAGGGCGAAATATGTCGGCCGCGTTTTCTTTATTTTCCATTAATGGCTGTTTTAGTCAAACTTTAGCTGCCGTAGCGCATGCTATGCTAAGTCAATGCAACTATAAGAGAGGACTTGACTaaagtaaattatattatttgaacAATTCTGTAAAGGTAAGTAAATTCTTTTCCAAATAATAGACAGCTAAAAGTGACAAATTTGTGATTTAAATATTAAGTCCTTtctcaaatattttctttttacctCAACTTATTTTTCAATTATTAAACTTTCCATTGACGATGGTGCAGTTGACTTTGATATATTATTATTGCAAACAATCCAATGGGCATATATCATTTAAATGTTGTTatgtgttatgaaataaaaacaatttagtaaaatatgaacaagaaatgttgttatgaaataaaagtaatttagtaaaacattaacaagaaatggagatagagagaaggaagagatttcttcttcaattgtgtatatCTATTCCTATCTATtataaggcctttatataggcatgaaaagtgaaggaTCACTATtgcaaaatatgtcattgaatatgtcattaagcatttgagaggaaGATCGTGGAGGGGGTtatggagttacaatcataactccaTAATTATTAGAAAGTATTGGGAGTTATGGAGATAATGGAGAAtagactgtaacgacccgacttgtcgtttcaagaatttaagtcccattcggcggcataaggcccggagcagcttcgtattatgcgtattgacttgcgtgtgtggttgaattcagttaccggatgattcaaagtgatttgggacacttggtccctaaaaagaaagtttaagtcttaggattttgaccgtagtcagaactgcatgaagatgactccggaatgtaGTTCTATCGGTTCCGTTaactctgtatgatgattttggacttagaagcgtgttcgaaaaattatttggaggtccgtagtggaattaagcttgaaatggcgaaactcaaaagtttggaaagtttgaacgggggttaactttttgatatcggggtcgaaatccgatttcaaaagttggagtaggtccataatatcgaatgtgacttgtgtgcaaaatttaaggtcaatcggacgaaatttgataggtttcggcatcgatggtagaagttgaagtttcaaagtttgctaagtttgaattagggtgcgattcatgatttcgatattgtttaatatgatttgaggtttcaagcaggtccgtgttatgttatgggacaggttggtatgattggacaaggtcccgaggggctcaggtgtatttcggggtggtttcgaaccaaattggagctgtttggactgttgttgctgaagtctggcttccttcttcgcgaacgcgaagggagtcctgcgttcgcgaagaggaatttgaggggctgatggtttgtccttcacgaacgcgaagaaggagcatggaaagccttcgcgaacgcatccaaggcaacgcgaacgtgaagaagaaaggaagagttAGGGCTGAGGTCCGtgtgaccttcgcgaacgcgaacgcgaaagagctggtcagctggtcatcgcgaacgcgacaagaaggtcgcgaatgcgaagaggaaatgatggggcaagAATAGTtggtcttcgcgaatgcgactttggtcacgcgaacgcgaagaaggatttgaggcagctgggtttttggccttcgcgaacgcgaagaaggtatATCTaagcagaattaaaagtcccaaaaatgggggtttgagttcataactcaaaatcaaattgggagctcggtaaaAGGCGATTTGTGGAGATTCTTtcatgggtgtttggggtaagtgattcttatccagctttgattaatttccatgattatgtctttgaatctatcatttaattcggatttaatggaggaaaatcaagatttttgaaaaatctttcaaaaacaaaaatttaagatttggaagtcgagttgttattggaattcgataaaatttgtatggttgaactcgtatcggaatgagtgttaggatttcatgaaaattatgtcgggttccgaggggcgggccccgcgttgacttttgttgactttttggaataaatttttaagtcgacatattattattcaaaattatttccgacgaattttaatgaagttatgcaattaatttgggtagatttgagcggtccggaggtcaattcgagcaagaaggcgattttggaatatcggcctaacttcagaaaggtaagtgtcttgcttaacctcgagtgggggaattaccccttaggcatcgagtcttatgtgccatttgtgaaatgtgaaaagccgtgtacgcgaggtgacgagcacgtactcaggcttatatgtgtaaattttattgagttaaagtcttgagtatattgtgtggtaaattggataattgttggtatatatttaatcatcaatttgtcgtgcctaaatccttgttgttgaatctgttgttatatgacaatttgatgtgattgttacttgattatttatgtaattccgttaatttattggtttgataattattggaatttaattttattatggattttccatcttcaaataattaattaaatgagcttaagaagaagtgtttatataattattaaaaatttgaatttaatgaagactttgctttatgttgagtaatttctatctctattgattgtttttgggtgttgtgcaccttatggtcgagccatggactccttattgtggaaaataatatattgttgatttctgtggcaagttgtaatatttgggcacttgatgtgcaatttgtgatatgttgtaagatttgagcacttgatgtgcaatttgtgatatgttgtaagatttgagcacctgatgtgcaatttgtgatatgttgtaagatttgagcatttgatgtgcaatctgtaatatgttgtaagatttgagcacttgatgtgcaatttgtgaaatgctgtaatatttgggcacttgaggtgcaagttatatTATGATGTGatgtttgagcacttgaggtgctatttgtgaaatattgtgatattgatacgcatgcagtgtgataagggtggcttgaaatgcgtggctagtaggggaactactagaagtcatgcggtgatataagatcagggtgttgaaacgcatgcggtgagataaggatggcttgaaacgcgtggctagtaggggaactactagaagccatgcggtgtgataagggtggctaaaacgcgggatgctatttcgggaaaatgatttctttaaaattaaatgtgaaggctcccgtggtgatataagtaaatgagatattgtgaatttatttatgatttgggactacgaggcggtacctcgggagtgccctgttgatatttctttattcatgttcttgccttgggtgattttgtttcatttaatatgtaaattcttgtcttctttcgtgatgtactagttgactttattattatgtgttttgtgctcctagttgtattgtgttgactttggctttttagcacgagactctgaagaagtgtatttctgatttttcttactgattttcgatgattgagatgatttaaataaaagaaattattattatattttaaatcaaatagttttacaaccaaaccagtagtttatctgaagctttgatataagtgcaaagttattttcttcacccaaatgatttctaaaaataaattcaattctttgttgatttcttacttgatttaaaaacttttaaaatcactttagtggaaataaattgatcatgtggatcttatatacattgaggatattggcatgtgaattgtccgcgtggttgtgatatgaaatgtgggcacgaggtattgtgattaaataataatgatatttggcacgtgaattgtccgtgcagttgagatatgaaatgagggcacgatgtgccggaaaaatatgatgatttaattatgggcatgaagtgtcgtggagatatgaaaaaaatgggctgagacccgcattttttatgattatgaaatgaggtgtcacatggtgactttttaattgaagaatgttattcaaaatatttatttggaaggatttttattatgaaagaattatatttgaaagatatttatttgagaaaaattatatttgaaagagagtatttggtagaattatatgcgaaggacaaatatttgaagaatttgatttaattgggtgtacttgtattattatttgttgagcgatattaaatggtgttaTGTTATtttgctgtgtatatcactgatTGTTTTATGATATCCTTATTGTTATATGTTTCCTACTATCTTGTAcattatattgcacatgctattagactagtgagtgtcttgattgtacctcgtctctattccattgaggttaatcttgatacttattgggtacagaccgtggcgtactcatactacacttctgcatatttttgtgcagagccaggttttgaagataacggacttgagcgaAATTAAAGCGGgattgtaaggattcaaggtagagctgcttggtcgttgcagtctcttggagtcttttcatttcattgtactgttaacttgtaatcaaacaatattgtatattcggtcctcgtgatcattctatgtatccagttagagttcgtgactcagtactaccagtcttgggaggttgtatattgtaattatttccgttattAGTTAAAAAAAAAgatggcttcgaaatgtaatgaaaatcggcttacctagtcttagagattaggtgccatcacgacgcctgtggtggtattttgggtcgtgacaggtatcgagcccagatatcgagcccaggtatcgagcccagggttgacgaggctcaggctcgagcttgtgtatcgaagccatgatcgaaggtccagctcgagggccatgatcgaaggcaatgctcgagggccaggatcgagacccaagatcgagggtcacaatcgaaggctcaggctcgatgccatgatcgaggctatgatcgaaggaccaggctcgatgccataatcaaGGCCATGACTGAGGtctaggctcgagcctgtgatcgaagccacgatcgaggcctaggctcgagggccatgatcgaagccacgatcgaggcccagttccgaaggctgcctgggcagaattataaaagagggcattcgtcccattcgccatttttaacaaattggagcttgagcagaggcgattttggatagattttcaaggaaagatattgggtgtaagtgattctaattcggatttagtctatatatacaaatatatcattgttttcaccatttaattagtgttttgagatttaaatttggaaaatttttagaaacgaatttttgtgatttcggtatcgattcggagtcggatttgagtgaaactagtatggttggactcgtaattgaatgagttgtcagatttcataacttttgccggatttcaagatgtgggccccacgaacgaat from Nicotiana tomentosiformis chromosome 11, ASM39032v3, whole genome shotgun sequence encodes:
- the LOC138900774 gene encoding class V chitinase-like isoform X2; translation: MAFKNIIILFFFHTIFQSQLHNSIAAETWIKAGYYQANDISYSPNIQSINSTLYTHLIYGFANIDFNTSTDQMIVSISDDEQLKNFNNIVKKKNPSLKTLLSIGGKDQSSYDSGIYLLMSSTYFSGRKFFIESSIKIARLYGFDGLDFCWISPSSSQEMTNLGTLLDDWRIAIDFESKNSKKSQLLLTMAVQYTPWIQDLSFPIESMRKYLDWVHVFAFDYYNPESTNNTSPVAALYDSNSDLNTDYGINAWIKSGFPTQKLVLGFPFYGYVWTLASPKDNKIGATGTGPGPKDYSFGAEAENEPFSSISSWLRFNDIKRGMIKYRANNASYNATYVMNYVSVETSWVGFDDVEAVKTKVAYAKEKHLRGYVAWQVSYDWNSALSQAAAGEVEDIQEGVIDQPGMHKKKKFNRVIFILIPVGAVLILLLLVFTLWCLRRRRLLKFQGRIPRNKIGSKNEDRRGGESSSLHVFTFEEMKAATNNFSADNELGRGGYGPVYK
- the LOC138900774 gene encoding class V chitinase-like isoform X1, with the translated sequence MAFKNIIILFFFHTIFQSQLHNSIAAETWIKAGYYQANDISYSPNIQSINSTLYTHLIYGFANIDFNTSTDQMIVSISDDEQLKNFNNIVKKKNPSLKTLLSIGGKDQSSYDSGIYLLMSSTYFSGRKFFIESSIKIARLYGFDGLDFCWISPSSSQEMTNLGTLLDDWRIAIDFESKNSKKSQLLLTMAVQYTPWIQDLSFPIESMRKYLDWVHVFAFDYYNPESTNNTSPVAALYDSNSDLNTDYGINAWIKSGFPTQKLVLGFPFYGYVWTLASPKDNKIGATGTGPGPKDYSFGAEAENEPFSSISSWLRFNDIKRGMIKYRANNASYNATYVMNYVSVETSWVGFDDVEAVKTKVAYAKEKHLRGYVAWQVSYDWNSALSQAAAGEVEDIQEGVIDQPGMHKKKKFNRVIFILIPVGAVLILLLLVFTLWCLRRRRLLKFQGRIPRNKIGSKNEDRRGGESSSLHVFTFEEMKAATNNFSADNELGRGGYGPVYKLCLTLRLYAARS
- the LOC138900774 gene encoding class V chitinase-like isoform X3, which codes for MAFKNIIILFFFHTIFQSQLHNSIAAETWIKAGYYQANDISYSPNIQSINSTLYTHLIYGFANIDFNTSTDQMIVSISDDEQLKNFNNIVKKKNPSLKTLLSIGGKDQSSYDSGIYLLMSSTYFSGRKFFIESSIKIARLYGFDGLDFCWISPSSSQEMTNLGTLLDDWRIAIDFESKNSKKSQLLLTMAVQYTPWIQDLSFPIESMRKYLDWVHVFAFDYYNPESTNNTSPVAALYDSNSDLNTDYGINAWIKSGFPTQKLVLGFPFYGYVWTLASPKDNKIGATGTGPGPKDYSFGAEAENEPFSSISSWLRFNDIKRGMIKYRANNASYNATYVMNYVSVETSWVGFDDVEAVKTKVAYAKEKHLRGYVAWQVSYDWNSALSQAAAGGHGFEPWRQPLMFALG